One Intestinimonas butyriciproducens genomic window, ACGGAGCAAAGCGCGCTTCCTGCTATCTTGTCTGCCGTCAGTCCCCTCTCCCGGAGGAGCTTGCCCAGCGCCTCACGCCATGCGGTCCCGTCCCACTCCCGGCTGCTGGGCAGGCGGTCCACGAAGGAGGGCTCCTCTCCCGCAAAGCCGCCCACGACTACATTCGTGTTCCCAATATCAACGGTCAGAATCATAGGCTCAGGCAGGCTGGCCGGCGGAGGGCGCCGGCGTCGTCTTGTCCAGGTGAAGGGCCTGGGCCAGGGGCAACGCCACCGCAGGCGTGATGACCGCCGCCACAATGGCCTCCGGTATCCCGTTGCCGGCCACGATCCCCAGAATGATCCCCAGGACCGCGTCTACGGGCACACCGTTCATGGCGGCGTAAGCCTGGCGGAATGCCAGGAAGATCATGCCCATGACCAACGCCGTATTGGTAAAGGCGCCGATCACGGCGGACACCGCCATACCCCCCGCCCTGACCCCCGCGTTCCCGCGGGAGAACACCAATCTGACCAGCCGGTACATCATCCAGGGGGTCACGCCCACCAGGATGCGGGGCACAAAGCAGATGACCAGCGCCCATAAGCTGCCGCGGTCTGTGCCGGGCACAGGGATGAAGGGTGA contains:
- a CDS encoding ECF transporter S component, giving the protein MKNAQNRTSRSSQVYGLVLLAMFSAIIFLLAFTPIGLIDLPLIKATILHVPVIIGSILLGPKKGAFLGGIFGLTSLIKNTMMPSALSFAFSPFIPVPGTDRGSLWALVICFVPRILVGVTPWMMYRLVRLVFSRGNAGVRAGGMAVSAVIGAFTNTALVMGMIFLAFRQAYAAMNGVPVDAVLGIILGIVAGNGIPEAIVAAVITPAVALPLAQALHLDKTTPAPSAGQPA